In a single window of the Halopiger xanaduensis SH-6 genome:
- a CDS encoding NAD-dependent epimerase/dehydratase family protein — protein sequence MDVLVTGSYGRCGTAIIDHLHDREEYDFTYYNRSDRPDDHPYGGYDTVVGDISDYETFREACEGQDAIVHLAAFPSAEGDWHDVFKPNIIGMYNVLEAAREAEVESIVFGSTNHVMGMYELENAPEIYGRDHDLVLDHTDPVRPDSYYGASKSFGEDLGRYYVEDYEYPKQFYALRICTVNSSEYDHPYGDAEQGVDEGDWERGSDEYERWVARMKAMWQSRRDFAHQIDCCLQDDDVAFDVFHGVSDNRRRWFDLEHARARIGYDPQDDGEEWDAPPE from the coding sequence ATGGACGTCCTTGTGACCGGGTCCTACGGTCGCTGCGGTACGGCGATCATCGACCACCTGCACGACCGCGAGGAGTACGACTTCACGTACTACAACCGTTCGGACCGCCCCGACGATCATCCCTACGGCGGCTACGACACCGTCGTCGGCGATATCAGCGACTACGAGACGTTTCGCGAGGCCTGCGAGGGCCAGGACGCGATCGTCCACCTCGCCGCGTTCCCCAGCGCGGAGGGCGACTGGCACGACGTCTTCAAACCCAACATCATCGGCATGTACAACGTCCTCGAGGCCGCCCGCGAGGCGGAAGTCGAGTCGATCGTCTTCGGGTCGACCAACCACGTGATGGGCATGTACGAACTCGAGAACGCCCCCGAGATCTACGGGCGCGACCACGACCTCGTGCTCGACCACACCGACCCGGTGCGGCCGGACTCCTACTACGGCGCCTCGAAGAGCTTCGGCGAGGACCTCGGCCGGTACTACGTCGAGGACTACGAGTACCCGAAGCAGTTCTACGCGCTGCGGATCTGTACGGTCAACTCGAGCGAGTACGACCACCCCTACGGGGACGCCGAGCAGGGCGTCGACGAGGGCGACTGGGAGCGCGGCAGCGACGAGTACGAGCGCTGGGTCGCGCGGATGAAGGCGATGTGGCAGTCCCGTCGGGACTTCGCCCACCAGATCGACTGCTGTCTACAGGACGACGACGTCGCCTTCGACGTCTTCCACGGCGTCAGCGACAACCGCCGACGGTGGTTCGACCTCGAGCACGCTCGGGCCCGGATCGGCTACGATCCGCAGGACGACGGCGAGGAGTGGGACGCGCCGCCGGAGTAA
- a CDS encoding ABC transporter substrate-binding protein has protein sequence MPDPTNRYSSARSRRDILKAGAVGGTALIAGCSGGGNGNTTGNGGGGGGGGGDDSRLTYFDPVGDPPGQRHFNPWNPSQTGCWHPGANVFDRLAIHSPATNEAFPIIANSWEMTDDTTLETELSDEWTWHNGDPVVAQDWAMQWEMEIAISTAGDGDNPTPMEEIEVVDDHFLRINLNTELSEIFAVQNTIGWYHGDIGRGIYTKHDDDQWSEWHDQLLNSEGDELDSVIEEITTSSYPNVEDAIGQGPFQVSEVGDDVILMEKYEDHPRADDINFDEFELWVSGDVGERVQPYANGIVDAVPGGYPVPESQRNQLPDTHSLYREARTANSLICFNCGHEVEGYDSAVSNENVRKAIAHIYDKQQTEGLLQGVKQLFDGPPCRIPGPTIEEGSHPSTEWIQDFPRYGQNDTERAAELLRQEGYEQDSGEWLNPDGERFELNILNPAEQEHLQVLIQNLEDFGIAVEAENVDDATMNERRQNGEYDIIPDGSSANGVFAMWSPGLIVDWISQLTNYEPEAEIPMPVGDPEGSSGTKTINIADHVEQWMATDDEEYHKELTWWWNQTLPEYEALYEPDAAALNTAHFEFDGVPDTIVDGVDDALYIAPKLEEGTLRYKE, from the coding sequence ATGCCAGATCCTACCAATAGGTACAGCAGCGCACGGAGTCGGCGAGACATCCTCAAGGCTGGTGCGGTCGGTGGCACTGCACTAATCGCGGGCTGTAGTGGCGGCGGCAACGGAAACACCACTGGAAACGGCGGTGGCGGTGGTGGTGGTGGCGGCGACGATTCGCGACTCACCTACTTCGATCCGGTCGGCGATCCGCCGGGCCAGCGTCACTTCAACCCGTGGAACCCCTCACAGACCGGCTGCTGGCATCCGGGCGCGAACGTCTTCGACCGGCTCGCGATCCACTCTCCGGCGACCAACGAGGCGTTCCCCATCATCGCCAACAGCTGGGAGATGACCGACGATACGACGCTCGAGACGGAACTGAGCGACGAGTGGACGTGGCACAACGGCGATCCGGTCGTCGCGCAGGACTGGGCGATGCAGTGGGAGATGGAGATCGCGATCTCGACGGCCGGCGACGGCGACAACCCGACGCCGATGGAGGAGATCGAGGTTGTCGACGATCACTTCCTGCGGATCAACCTGAACACGGAACTGTCGGAGATCTTCGCCGTTCAGAACACGATCGGCTGGTACCACGGCGACATCGGTCGCGGCATCTACACCAAACACGACGACGACCAGTGGAGCGAGTGGCACGACCAACTGTTGAACTCGGAGGGCGACGAACTGGACTCGGTCATCGAAGAAATTACGACCTCGAGCTATCCCAACGTCGAGGACGCGATCGGTCAGGGTCCGTTTCAGGTCTCGGAGGTCGGAGACGATGTCATCTTGATGGAGAAGTACGAGGATCACCCCCGCGCCGACGACATCAACTTCGACGAGTTCGAGCTCTGGGTGTCCGGCGACGTCGGCGAACGCGTGCAGCCGTACGCCAACGGGATCGTCGACGCCGTTCCGGGCGGGTATCCGGTCCCGGAGAGTCAACGGAACCAGCTTCCCGACACCCACTCGCTGTACCGGGAAGCGCGGACCGCAAACTCCCTGATTTGCTTCAATTGCGGGCACGAAGTAGAGGGGTACGACTCCGCGGTCTCGAACGAAAACGTTCGAAAGGCGATCGCCCACATTTACGACAAGCAACAGACCGAAGGCCTTCTGCAGGGCGTCAAGCAGCTGTTCGACGGCCCGCCGTGTCGAATTCCGGGGCCGACGATCGAAGAGGGGAGCCACCCCTCCACGGAGTGGATCCAGGACTTCCCCCGGTACGGCCAGAACGACACCGAGCGCGCGGCGGAACTGCTCCGTCAGGAAGGGTACGAGCAGGACAGCGGCGAGTGGCTGAATCCCGACGGCGAGCGCTTCGAGCTCAACATCCTGAACCCGGCAGAGCAGGAGCACCTGCAGGTGCTCATCCAGAACTTGGAGGACTTCGGGATCGCGGTCGAGGCCGAGAACGTCGACGACGCGACGATGAACGAGCGGCGACAGAACGGCGAGTACGACATCATCCCCGACGGCTCCTCGGCCAACGGCGTCTTCGCCATGTGGTCGCCCGGTCTCATCGTCGACTGGATCTCGCAGCTTACCAACTACGAACCCGAGGCCGAAATCCCGATGCCCGTCGGCGATCCGGAGGGTTCCAGCGGGACGAAGACGATCAACATCGCCGACCACGTCGAGCAGTGGATGGCAACCGACGACGAAGAGTACCACAAGGAGCTGACGTGGTGGTGGAACCAGACGCTGCCCGAGTACGAGGCGCTGTACGAACCCGACGCCGCCGCGCTCAACACGGCGCACTTCGAGTTCGACGGCGTGCCGGACACGATCGTCGACGGCGTCGACGACGCGCTGTACATCGCGCCCAAGCTCGAGGAGGGAACGCTGCGATACAAGGAGTAA
- a CDS encoding mandelate racemase/muconate lactonizing enzyme family protein yields the protein MEITSLETIPLEHELPEGRGLGDARGFGRTRATTLVRLETDDGLVGWGEAFAPGSIAAATIDELFRDDVIGMDPFDVESLADGSYTDPYHFGGDVFVQSALSAIDVACWDIVGKSVGRPIHRLLGGRERETLTPYASTMYYTAEDRPLEEPIQEAVEEGFTAAKIKIGADPETDVERVRVAREVLGDDGTLMVDMNGNYRPHQAIKTANAIAEYDVAWIEEPVPPENPSGYRDVKAKVDVPLAAGEAHYGRFDFKQLIDDRQVDIVQPNLGRCGGLSEARLIADMASTENVAVRPHIWNSAVGMAAAIQFAASVSDYPHTRNVPEPMLVEFDRSTNPLRSELLEEPFDPAGGVLEVPQEPGLGVSIDEAALARYRADE from the coding sequence ATGGAAATCACGTCACTCGAGACGATTCCGCTCGAACACGAGTTACCCGAGGGGCGCGGCCTCGGCGACGCCCGCGGATTCGGTCGAACCCGTGCAACTACGCTCGTCCGCCTCGAGACCGACGACGGACTCGTCGGCTGGGGCGAGGCGTTCGCACCCGGATCGATCGCCGCGGCGACGATCGACGAACTGTTCCGGGACGACGTGATCGGCATGGACCCGTTCGACGTCGAGTCGCTGGCCGACGGCTCCTACACCGATCCGTACCACTTCGGCGGCGACGTCTTCGTCCAGAGCGCGCTGAGCGCGATCGACGTCGCCTGCTGGGACATCGTCGGGAAGTCGGTGGGCCGGCCGATCCACCGGCTGCTCGGCGGCCGCGAGCGCGAGACGCTGACCCCCTACGCCTCGACGATGTACTACACGGCCGAAGACCGGCCGCTCGAGGAGCCGATTCAAGAGGCGGTCGAGGAGGGGTTCACCGCCGCCAAGATCAAGATCGGCGCCGATCCCGAGACCGACGTCGAACGGGTCCGCGTCGCCCGCGAGGTCCTCGGCGACGACGGGACGCTCATGGTCGACATGAACGGGAACTATCGGCCGCACCAGGCGATCAAGACGGCGAACGCGATCGCCGAGTACGACGTCGCCTGGATCGAGGAGCCGGTGCCGCCGGAGAACCCGTCTGGCTACCGGGACGTGAAAGCGAAGGTCGACGTCCCGCTGGCAGCGGGAGAAGCCCACTACGGCCGGTTCGATTTCAAGCAGTTGATCGACGACCGGCAGGTCGACATCGTCCAGCCGAACCTCGGCCGCTGCGGCGGCCTCTCGGAGGCCCGGCTGATCGCCGACATGGCCTCGACGGAGAACGTCGCCGTCAGGCCTCACATCTGGAACAGCGCCGTCGGCATGGCCGCCGCGATCCAGTTCGCCGCCAGCGTCTCGGACTACCCCCACACCCGAAACGTGCCCGAGCCGATGCTCGTGGAGTTCGACCGCAGCACCAACCCGCTGCGCAGCGAACTGCTCGAGGAGCCGTTCGACCCCGCCGGCGGCGTGCTCGAGGTTCCCCAGGAGCCCGGTCTGGGAGTTTCGATCGACGAGGCCGCGCTGGCGCGGTACCGCGCCGACGAGTAA
- a CDS encoding rhamnogalacturonan acetylesterase has translation MPSAPITVHLIGDSTAAEKEPDARPETGWGTPFADRFDESVTVENYARNGRSTRTFLEEGRWEPVVRDLAETHYVFVQFGHNDEVPSKEQYTPPDAFVANLEKFVDETLDCGAKPVLLTPIARRHFDEAGELEDTHAEYSELTRSVARERDVPLIDADERSQSLLRELGPEESKSLYLHLSPDEHPNYPDGATDDTHFSERGARRMADLVLEGIDDLGLELAARVVRDE, from the coding sequence ATGCCGTCAGCACCGATTACCGTCCACCTGATCGGAGATTCGACCGCGGCCGAGAAAGAACCAGACGCCCGACCCGAAACGGGGTGGGGAACGCCCTTTGCCGACCGGTTCGACGAGTCGGTGACCGTGGAAAACTACGCCCGAAACGGCCGTAGCACCCGCACCTTCTTGGAGGAAGGCCGCTGGGAGCCCGTTGTACGCGACCTCGCCGAGACCCACTACGTGTTCGTCCAGTTCGGGCACAACGACGAGGTCCCCTCCAAGGAACAGTACACTCCCCCGGACGCGTTCGTCGCCAACCTCGAGAAATTCGTCGACGAGACCCTCGACTGCGGGGCGAAACCGGTGTTGCTCACGCCTATCGCCCGTCGCCACTTCGACGAGGCCGGCGAGCTAGAGGACACGCATGCGGAGTATTCGGAACTGACGCGATCCGTCGCACGGGAGCGCGACGTGCCGCTCATCGATGCGGACGAACGGAGTCAATCGCTCCTGCGCGAACTGGGGCCCGAGGAGTCGAAATCGCTCTACCTTCACCTGTCGCCGGACGAGCACCCGAACTATCCCGACGGCGCAACCGACGATACGCACTTCAGCGAGCGCGGCGCTCGGCGGATGGCCGACCTCGTCCTCGAGGGGATCGACGACTTGGGGCTCGAGTTGGCCGCTCGAGTCGTCCGAGACGAGTAG
- a CDS encoding dihydrodipicolinate synthase family protein — MPATSLHDQFRDVAFTTAVPFSRDRTDVRYDALADNVSQLYEAGARLFIPCGNTGEYYALTDDERIDVVESHVEATGDEATIVGGAAGNVPEVTALAEAYEAVGADAVMVMHPDHTYAHESGLLEYYDRICDATDLGVVVYKRGPELTRDVLAELSEREAVVAIKFADDDVKEFSQTVDDADGDVTWLNGIAERYALSFAIEGAEGYTTGVGNFVPEVTLELYDAIRAEEWDRARDLQQLLRPLEDIREESGTENDLAAANNVPVVKHGMDLAGYEGGPVRRPLVELPDDDKARVEDQYATIDAADPY; from the coding sequence ATGCCAGCGACTAGCTTACACGATCAGTTTCGAGACGTCGCGTTTACGACAGCCGTCCCGTTCAGTCGGGACCGGACGGACGTACGGTACGACGCGCTCGCGGACAACGTCTCGCAGCTGTACGAGGCGGGCGCGCGGCTGTTCATTCCCTGCGGGAACACCGGCGAGTACTACGCCCTGACCGACGACGAGCGGATCGACGTCGTCGAGAGCCACGTCGAGGCGACCGGCGACGAGGCCACGATCGTCGGCGGGGCGGCGGGGAACGTCCCCGAAGTGACCGCCCTCGCGGAGGCTTACGAGGCGGTCGGAGCCGACGCGGTCATGGTGATGCACCCCGATCACACCTACGCGCACGAGTCGGGCCTCCTCGAGTACTACGACCGGATCTGCGACGCGACCGATCTCGGGGTCGTCGTCTACAAGCGCGGCCCCGAACTAACGCGGGACGTGCTCGCGGAACTGAGCGAGCGCGAGGCAGTCGTCGCGATCAAATTCGCCGACGACGACGTAAAGGAGTTCTCCCAGACGGTCGACGACGCCGACGGCGACGTGACCTGGCTCAACGGGATCGCCGAACGGTACGCCCTCTCCTTCGCGATCGAGGGCGCCGAGGGCTATACGACCGGCGTCGGTAACTTCGTTCCCGAAGTGACCCTCGAACTGTACGACGCGATCCGAGCCGAAGAGTGGGACCGCGCCCGCGACCTCCAGCAGCTGTTGCGCCCGCTCGAGGACATCCGCGAGGAATCCGGGACCGAAAACGACCTCGCGGCTGCGAACAACGTTCCCGTCGTCAAACACGGGATGGATCTGGCGGGGTACGAGGGCGGCCCGGTTCGTCGACCGCTCGTCGAGCTCCCCGACGACGACAAGGCCCGCGTCGAGGATCAGTACGCGACGATCGACGCGGCTGACCCGTACTGA
- a CDS encoding SDR family NAD(P)-dependent oxidoreductase has product MSETLADAVAVVTGGGAGIGEATCLRLAEAGASVVAVDWDGDAAEATAADVTEQTGREAIAIEADVADEAAVEEMAETVVDRFGGVDVLVNNAGVRVDPGPVTEADTESWDRILGVNLEGAAFCAKHLIPHMDGGAIVNVASNGAEVARPDWSQYDATKGALVSMTKDMACDHAPDGIRVNAVSPGWVITDYHLPDDEDEAAAFFDEKTAPHADGPGILKRAAAPREVADAIRFLASDDASFITGTNLEVDGGLAAVGKGLEWDSPS; this is encoded by the coding sequence ATGTCAGAGACGCTGGCAGATGCGGTCGCCGTCGTTACCGGCGGCGGTGCGGGAATCGGCGAAGCAACCTGTCTCCGACTCGCCGAGGCGGGCGCGTCGGTCGTCGCCGTCGACTGGGACGGCGATGCGGCCGAGGCGACCGCCGCGGACGTAACGGAGCAGACCGGCCGGGAAGCGATCGCCATCGAAGCGGACGTCGCCGACGAAGCGGCCGTCGAGGAGATGGCAGAAACCGTCGTCGACCGCTTCGGCGGGGTCGACGTACTGGTCAACAACGCCGGGGTTCGCGTCGATCCCGGGCCCGTCACCGAGGCCGACACGGAAAGCTGGGATCGGATCCTCGGCGTGAACCTCGAGGGTGCGGCCTTCTGTGCGAAACACCTGATTCCGCACATGGACGGCGGCGCGATCGTCAACGTGGCCTCGAACGGGGCCGAAGTCGCGCGGCCCGACTGGTCCCAGTACGACGCCACCAAGGGCGCGCTCGTCTCCATGACGAAAGATATGGCCTGCGACCACGCTCCCGACGGGATCCGCGTCAACGCCGTCTCGCCCGGCTGGGTCATCACCGACTACCACCTGCCGGACGACGAGGACGAAGCGGCGGCGTTCTTCGACGAGAAGACCGCGCCCCACGCCGACGGCCCCGGAATCCTGAAACGCGCCGCAGCGCCGCGAGAAGTCGCCGATGCGATCCGATTTCTGGCGTCGGACGACGCCTCGTTTATCACCGGGACGAACCTCGAGGTCGACGGCGGGCTCGCGGCGGTCGGCAAGGGCCTCGAGTGGGACTCGCCGTCCTGA
- a CDS encoding ABC transporter ATP-binding protein, with protein MTVSQTSQPELDRSIETTDPILEVRNASVTFDMNRGQSRVLDDVDIDIERNEVLGIVGESGSGKSMLASALLDAVVDPGLLSGEITYRPPDGDPIDVLELDKDELKEFRWEEVSMVFQGAMSSFNPVRKIRTHFVETLSAHDYNVEEGMRRTRGILEDLYLDPDRVLSSYPHELSGGMKQRALIALSLVLEPEVLVMDEPTAALDLLMQRSIISLLEEIKEQYDLTIVFITHDLPLVADIADRVGVLYAFEFVELGPTDEILEDPAHPYTRLLLKSTPNLAAPIESMRPVEGSAPDPVSVPSGCSFHPRCPIGDSACEVDAPGPYDVNDDHHVHCHYWEEATERISMDTDVESAEDDDLIGMDDSSVTGRTRSRSSRTGEPVVSLDDVEVHFETEGGFLDVFSDSDVVKAVDGISFDIYENDVVVLVGESGCGKTTLGKTAIGLQEPTGGSVRYRGHDIWDVKANGSEETSWAEIRRSLQIVHQDPGSALNPNRRVRQSLEEPLRRWNKELDGNDRKQRILSLLEHVGMTPPEDYIERYPHQLSGGEQQRVALIRAMLMNPEVILADEPVSALDVSLRVEMMDLMIKLQDTFDTSYLFVSHDLSNARYITEKTGGRIGVVYLGELVEIGPPEQIIHNPQHPYTKALRWATPELDPEEERAEEAPIREIDIPDPTNPPSGCRYHTRCPEAREVCRTERPDAYSGSDDDLHEVTCFRALEDHEYWTSEPITDDGGAPE; from the coding sequence ATGACCGTTTCACAAACCTCACAACCCGAACTCGACCGCAGTATCGAGACGACAGACCCGATTCTCGAAGTGCGAAACGCGTCCGTCACGTTCGATATGAACCGCGGCCAGTCGCGGGTCCTCGACGACGTCGATATCGACATCGAACGCAACGAGGTCTTAGGAATCGTCGGCGAGAGCGGCAGCGGCAAGTCGATGCTCGCGTCGGCGCTGCTCGACGCCGTCGTCGATCCGGGACTGCTCAGCGGCGAGATCACGTACCGTCCACCCGACGGCGACCCGATAGACGTCCTCGAGCTCGACAAAGACGAACTCAAGGAGTTCCGCTGGGAGGAGGTCTCGATGGTCTTCCAGGGGGCGATGAGTTCGTTCAATCCCGTTCGGAAGATCCGCACCCACTTCGTCGAGACGCTGAGCGCCCACGATTACAACGTCGAAGAGGGGATGCGACGCACCCGCGGCATCCTCGAGGACCTCTACCTCGATCCCGACCGAGTGCTCAGTTCGTACCCCCACGAACTCTCCGGCGGGATGAAACAGCGGGCGCTGATCGCGCTCTCGCTCGTCCTCGAGCCCGAAGTATTGGTGATGGACGAGCCGACCGCCGCGCTCGACCTGCTGATGCAGCGGTCGATCATCTCGCTGCTCGAGGAGATCAAGGAGCAGTACGACCTGACGATCGTGTTCATCACCCACGACCTGCCGCTGGTCGCGGATATCGCGGATCGGGTCGGGGTGCTGTACGCCTTCGAGTTCGTCGAACTCGGCCCGACCGACGAGATCCTCGAGGATCCTGCGCACCCGTACACGCGGCTCCTCCTCAAGTCGACGCCGAACCTCGCCGCACCGATCGAATCGATGCGTCCGGTCGAGGGGAGCGCACCGGACCCGGTGAGCGTTCCGTCCGGCTGTTCGTTCCACCCCCGGTGTCCGATCGGCGACTCGGCGTGCGAGGTCGACGCGCCCGGGCCGTACGACGTCAACGACGATCACCACGTCCACTGCCACTACTGGGAGGAGGCCACCGAACGGATCTCGATGGACACCGACGTCGAGTCGGCAGAAGACGACGACCTGATCGGCATGGACGACTCGAGCGTCACCGGGCGGACGCGGTCGCGCTCGTCGCGGACCGGCGAGCCGGTGGTGTCGCTCGACGACGTCGAGGTCCACTTCGAGACGGAAGGCGGCTTCCTCGACGTGTTCTCCGATTCCGACGTCGTCAAAGCCGTCGACGGCATTTCGTTCGACATCTACGAGAACGACGTGGTCGTTCTCGTCGGCGAATCCGGCTGCGGGAAGACGACGCTCGGCAAGACCGCCATCGGGCTGCAGGAGCCCACCGGCGGCAGCGTCCGCTACCGCGGCCACGACATCTGGGACGTGAAGGCGAACGGCAGCGAGGAGACGAGCTGGGCGGAGATCCGCCGGTCGCTGCAGATCGTCCACCAGGACCCCGGCAGCGCGCTGAATCCCAACCGCCGCGTTCGCCAGTCGCTCGAGGAGCCTCTCAGGCGCTGGAACAAGGAACTCGACGGCAACGACCGAAAGCAGCGGATCTTGAGCCTGCTCGAGCACGTCGGCATGACGCCGCCAGAAGATTACATCGAACGCTACCCGCACCAACTGTCGGGCGGCGAGCAGCAGCGCGTCGCCCTGATCCGCGCGATGTTGATGAATCCGGAGGTCATCCTCGCGGACGAGCCGGTCTCGGCGCTGGACGTCTCCCTGCGCGTCGAGATGATGGACCTGATGATCAAGCTGCAGGACACCTTCGACACGTCGTACCTGTTCGTCTCGCACGACCTCTCGAACGCCCGCTACATCACGGAGAAGACGGGCGGTCGGATCGGCGTCGTCTACCTGGGCGAACTCGTCGAGATCGGGCCGCCGGAACAGATCATCCACAACCCGCAGCATCCCTACACGAAGGCGCTGCGGTGGGCGACGCCGGAACTCGATCCCGAGGAGGAACGGGCCGAGGAAGCGCCGATCCGCGAGATCGACATCCCCGACCCGACGAATCCGCCGAGCGGCTGTCGCTACCACACCCGCTGTCCGGAGGCTCGAGAGGTCTGCCGGACCGAACGACCGGACGCGTACAGCGGGTCCGACGACGACCTCCACGAGGTGACGTGCTTCCGCGCGCTCGAGGACCACGAGTACTGGACCAGCGAGCCGATCACTGACGACGGCGGCGCGCCCGAGTAA
- a CDS encoding ThuA domain-containing protein, producing MTHRITVWNENVHEQESEDVAERYPNGIHGAIADALEAEGRTVQTATLQEPEHGLTEDVLAETDVLVWWSHCANDEVSDEVTERVVDRVHEGMGFVPVHSGKNSKPFKRLMGTTCNIKYRHGGETERIWVADPGHPIADGLPESFEVPSTEMYGEPYDIPEPDRTVFISWFEGGEVFRSGICYRRGRGRIFAFRPGHEEYPIFYQDEIRRVLDNAVEWAAPTEGSDAVWGEAEPLEELDSGY from the coding sequence ATGACCCATCGAATCACGGTCTGGAACGAGAACGTCCACGAGCAGGAGAGCGAGGACGTCGCCGAACGGTATCCGAACGGTATCCACGGCGCCATCGCCGACGCCCTCGAGGCCGAGGGTAGAACCGTCCAAACGGCGACGCTGCAGGAACCGGAACACGGACTCACCGAGGACGTCCTCGCCGAAACCGACGTGCTGGTCTGGTGGTCCCACTGCGCGAACGACGAGGTGAGCGACGAGGTCACCGAGCGCGTCGTCGACCGCGTCCACGAGGGAATGGGGTTCGTTCCGGTCCACTCCGGGAAGAACTCGAAGCCGTTCAAGCGGCTGATGGGGACGACCTGTAACATCAAGTACCGCCACGGCGGCGAGACCGAGCGGATCTGGGTCGCCGATCCCGGACACCCGATCGCCGACGGTCTCCCCGAATCGTTCGAGGTGCCGTCGACGGAGATGTACGGCGAACCCTACGATATTCCGGAACCCGACCGCACCGTCTTCATCTCCTGGTTCGAGGGCGGCGAGGTGTTCCGTTCGGGCATCTGCTATCGGCGCGGCCGCGGGCGCATCTTCGCGTTCCGCCCCGGCCACGAGGAGTACCCGATCTTCTACCAGGACGAGATCCGGCGGGTGCTCGACAACGCCGTCGAGTGGGCGGCGCCGACCGAGGGGAGCGACGCGGTGTGGGGCGAAGCCGAACCGCTCGAGGAACTCGACAGCGGGTACTGA